A region of the Mytilus edulis chromosome 11, xbMytEdul2.2, whole genome shotgun sequence genome:
AAAAAAAGGATTAACAGCttataaacatttgaatatagtttatataataaaattatttaaataccTGTATCTACTAACAAGGTTAGTCATAAGTGTTTGGACCACACAGTAAATCAAAAACAAAGTCAAGTATGCGTATCAAATCAGTTCTTTAATTTCGTTGTATACGATACGATTCTCTgcaaatacataaattataaatcataaataacaGTGAAACTAAATTCCGTTAtccataaaaataatatacagcgCATTAATTACTTctcaatcataaaaatataaagaaacatgtTTCCTGATAAAAGTACAAAGTTTGCACAAAtgattaaatcaatatatttcatttacgGAACATTGTTACAATTCTTGCTAAAGAAATGAATGATAAAGTCGGATTAAATATATTCTTACCGATTATGCTCTCTTATAAAAAACATCTTGTGTGTCCaaataaaatccaaataataaactgccgtaaacaaattgaaataacattCATAGGAAAACATAACGTCATAAAGACGGACGGCAAATACAGCAAATATATTTAGCGCCGTAAACGTCAATTATTACAAAGAAAAAAtagcttttacaaaaagcttACCTATAGATTAAAAAGTGACAGTCAAGTGACGATCTATACACTATTAGtgcttatatataaatgtatcttctatcaaatattaaaaataagaatataaacaaatataattcttACACTCCTCACCATGAAATtctataatttcataaaaaaaaatattaacacacacaaacaaaaatatatatacaatctaTAAATCTGAACCTTCTAGTGAACATAGTTTTGTTATTGGTCTTACTAATTCTGATTTGTGAGTTTTGACAACACAGCTACGTACATGCCCATCCCGACCCACTTTAACCTCGGTAACTCTGCCCAACGGCCATTGTCCTCTTTGCACATTAACCTCAGCTACAAGTACGATATCGCCTTTTCGTATATCAGTGTTCGGTCTTTGCCATTTTGGGCGCATCTGCAATGTTGGAAGATACTCGCGAATCCATCTTCTCCAGAACACGTTTGCGAGATATTGGACCTGTTTCCACCATCGTCTAGCATAAATATCTGTCTTTTTGAAGAGACCACTAGGAATACAGGAATTTGACTTCATTAATAGTAACATATTTGGTGTAAGTACAGATGGGTCGTTGGGATCATCGCTCACTGGCGTAATAGGTCTGTCATTCAAAATTTTTTCAACCTCAGCCATCAACGTTAAAAGCTGTTCCTTTACTAACGCTTTCAAAATTGTACGAGTGGACCGAATTAAACGCTCCCATGAACCACCCATGTGACTTGCTAAAGGTGGATTAAAATGCCATTCAATCTCCTGTTGTAACATGTGTCTTCCAATTTTTGATTGGTTCCATTCTTTAATTGATTTACGTAGTTCACTGTCTCCGCTTACAAGGTTAGTTCCATTGTCGCTGTACATCTTTGTTGGTACACCTCGTCGGCTTATGAAGCGTTGAAAAGCGGATAAAAACGACTCCATGGTTAAGGTGTGGGCCACTTCTAGATGAACTGCTCTTGTTGTGAGACATGTTAATAGGCAACCATATCTTTTCACATGTGAACGACCTAACTTTACCAAAAGGGGTCCAAAATAGTCGATTCCGACAAATGTAAACGGGGGTTTGTCAGCAATTATCTGTTCATCAAGAAGAGGTGCCATCTGTTGTACGCAAAGTGGACGGTGTTGACGTTTACATGGAATACAGCATCCGATTACTTTCTTTACAGACTAGGTCCTTTTAAAATCCAGTATTTCATACGTGTGGCTGCAAGCACCTGTTGTCTTCCTACGTGACCCTGATTTTCGTGATAGAAACGAACAATTAACGAAGTAACATGATGGTTATCTGGTAGGATTATGGGGTATTCATCATGGTTTGAGGTACTTAAGCGTCCTTTTGCTCGGATAAGCTCATTATCGAGTACAGGATTAAGAGAAGCGATACGGCTGTCTTTTTTCACGGGCGTATCCTTCTTCAATTTGATTATTTCGTCTTTGAAGTAAGTTGATTGTACATTAACTAATATTACATTGCTAGCAATTTTCAGTTCTGACAAAGTGAGATCACCAGTTCTGCACTGAACTTGATGATTAAGGTATCGTTGTCTGCAATAAAACTTGAACCTAATCAACCACGCTGTTGCTCGTAGTAGTTTTGTCCAGTCGGAGAAATAGTTCATTAGATAATCAGTGGTGTTGTTTGTCATAGCATGGATCGCCACCTCCTTCTTAAGTTCGGTGTCATTTTCTGTTACCTCTTGAAGCTCATTGCGTAAGTCTTGTGGCCAGTATTTTGAATCTTCCAAGAGAAAGTTCGGACCATTTAACCATATATTTAGTTTCTTACTATCACAAGCGTCTATTCCTCTTGATGCTATGTCCGCGGGATTCGAAGGTGGATCTACGTGACGCCATTGGTCTAGACTAGTTGTATTGTGAATTATGCTTAATCTATTAGCTACAAAGGTTTTGAATCGCCGTGATGTATTTCTAATGTAGCCCAACACTATAGCCGAGTCTGTCCAGAAGGTAACGTTATCAacctttatttcaagttcatcATTCAGGATTTGGTATAAGCGGCATGCAGTGACAGCTCCTGATAATTCAAGTCTTGGTATTGACATCTGTTTAATTGGTGCTAGTCGTGCCTTTCCTATGATTAAAGAGCAAGTAATTTTGTCATTTCCATCAACTAGTCTCAGATAGGCACACGCTCCATAACCAAGTTCTGATCCATCACTGAAAAGGTGCAATTGAGCGTTCTTAATGTGTTGAAATTCTTTTGGTCGAAAACAGCGATTCACAGACAAACTTTCAATACAGGGTAGACTCGTTAACCAATTTTTCCATTCGTCACAGTAATGTTGTGGAATTTGTTCATCCCATCCAAGCTTCAATCGGCATAAGTTCTGTACAATTGCTTTTGCTCGCAGTGTAACTGGTGACACAAGTCCGAGAGGATCAAATATTGAACTTACAATGGACAATATACCACGTCTAGTTAACGGTTTATCTGTTAACTTTACTTTAAATCTGATTTTATCTTCATTAACATCCCAGATTACACTCAGGGCCTTATCGTTCGGCAGCACATCTCCAGGGCTAAGATTTACTACAGCAGGAGCAAGTTCAGACTCCGGTATAGCTTTTAATACATCTCTACTATTACTGAGCCATTTTGTTAGTCGGAAGCCACCCATTTTCATAAGTGACTGTAAGTCAATAGCCAGTTTAATAGCTTCCTGCTCGGATGACACAGACTTCAGACAATCGTCAACATAAAAAATTTTCTCTACTGTAGTAGATACTTCCAGATCAAAAAGATGGGAATTATCTCTTGCTGTCCGTTTTAATGCATATCCTGCACAACTGGGTGACGATGTAGCACCAAACAAATGTACTTGCATGCAATAACTTCTGGGTTTCTGGTTTAAGTCACCGTTAGGCCACCATAGAAAACGCAAGGCATCACAGTCCTCCTCTTGCACACGAACTTGATGGAACATAGCTTCGATGTCGGCTGCTAAGGCTATCTGCCCCTGTCTGAACCTAATTAAAACACCAACCAAACTGTTCATGAGATCAGGTCCTTGTAAAAGTTTACTGTTGAGTGATATTCCTTGATATTTAGCTGCGCAGTCAAAAACTACCCGTACTTTTCCTGGTTTGTTTACATTCGTGACAGGATGATGAGGTAAGTACCACATTCGTTTTGATTCGGAGTCGATGTTTGACACTTCTTTTGCATAACCCTTTTCTATATATTCATTTACAGTGGTCGTGTACATCTTATGTAATGTGTCGTCACGTTCCAACTTACGTTTCAGCTGCTGTAAACGGGCTTGTGCCATAGCTATATTATTTGTTAACGAAGTGTTTTTATCCCGCCAAGGCAGTCCTAGTTTGTAATGTCCATCCTCGTAAGTAATGGACGATTCCATAATGTCCAAAGCTTGTTTGTCTTCTACAGACATCAAATTATTGTCATCGCTCTTGTTATCGTTAAAATCAGTTGTCCACATACGTTCCAGTTGTCTCTGTAACAGAACATCTCTTGACTCTTCAAAATGTACGTTTATAACATTTGATGAAGAGATATTTCTAATAGGTCCACGAATTGCCCACCCGAGGCGTGATCGAATTGCATAGGGTTGTTTACCTGTACCGGATCTTACTTCCAACGGTATATGAGCTTCAGGTGAGTCAGTGCCAATCAGCAACATTACATCATTGGTGTCAATTTTTCGGAATATCAATATCAGCTAAATATGCTAGTTTTCTAATGTCGACGTTTTCAGCTGCTGAGCAGGTGGATATCGGAAGCTTTTTTACTGACCATACTTTTTGTAACGATACGTCTTCGTTGCCATCGATGGGTCTTACCTGTAAGTCGACTTCTTGGCCGTGAATCGTACTACCGGACGAGCTTACGGTAGACATATGAAATGTGACTGGTCTGGTGGCGAGATTTAGTTTTTTCAATAGCCGCTCATCACACAAAGTTTTATCCGCACCATCGTCTAATAAGGCATACGTTTGACAAGAGTTACCGTCCCCACCCCTTACAAGGACAGGAATAATCCCCAGACAATTTCTGATAAAAGAACTATCAGTGGCAGCACAGTTAACAGAAGGGGAAGCTGTATTATCAGACTCTGGTTTTACCCAACTGTGTAATAATAAATTGTGTTTTACATTACAATCACTGACAGTACATGATTTTGGTTTTCTACAACTATTTGCaaaatgtttaccctttaaaCAATTATAACACAATTTATTTCTACTGACAAATTTCAGTCTATCTGCTAAGTTCATTGACTTGAACTTACTACAAAATTCTATGTACCTACATGTACCATTACAACAAATACACTTTTGCTCATGTGTGACATTTTCACTTGTATGTAAATTATTTGTGGCATATGTCGAGACCTTTTCTCTGACATAATCATGCGGCTTATTTCTCATGCCACTTGAACCTTTAATATCAGCCCTTTCTTTAGTAAGATCAAGCCCATACATAGACACAGCTATGCGAGATTTCTGATCAATAAATTTTGTAAGATCAGTAAAACGTGGTTCTCTACCTGACTCTGTTATAGAATGTGCAATATCTACCCATTTTACTCGTAAGTGCATTGGTAACCTCTTTATAATTTTTCTCAAGTTGTCTGAATTATCGATGTCAGATATAAAACCTAACTGTGATAATGTAATTTCACACTTTTGCATATCAAGGGAAAGTTGTGACAAAGAATCTAGATCTTGTGCATTTATCTGTGTTCCATATACCAATTTTTCAATGTATGATCTAGCAATAATATGTGATCTACCATAACGGGAATATAATATTGACCTAGCTCGCTTATAACCATCAGTTGGTTCTAACAATACGCAGTCTTCAATAGAAGACTTTGCTTCACCTTTGCAATATTGAATTAAATAGCTTAACCTCATTTGATCGTCACCTACTCTATTTTCTACATTAGTTTCAAAATTCTTAATGAATTTTGTATAATTAATTGGTTTACCATCAAATGTCAACAGTTCAGGTTTTGGTAAACTAAATCCTTCTTGAAGAGTAGACGCCAGTCGCTGGAACGCTGAGTCGATACTGCTGATGTTCGACTTTGAACTTCCGGCTGTGAACTCGCACTTTTCGTCTGAATCGGTCTTCGTTGCTTTCGTGTCTGAAACCTCTTGAATATCAATGTCATCATTTATCAAAATGTTATTTCTACGTGAAGAAACGGCTCTTTCTGCAATGATGCCTTTATTTTGATTTGTGTTTATAATGTCATTGTCTTCGTCGTACGCTTCTTGCCACATTTGTTCTTCCAATTTTGCTTCTTCAAGTTCACTACGTTTTTCTAAtaattgttcttttatttctAACTCCCTTTTTTCACGCTCTAACTTGAgtttttcttcagttttctttAGTTTGTGTTCGGCTTTCAATCGATTAGCCCTTGCCGTCCTCAATTTGGCCTTTGATGAAGAGGAACTCGACGAACTTATTCGGCTGCCAACTTCGTCATCGGCAATATTTTCCATTGATCCGTTGATCCATTCTGAAAATCTTTCCCGGAACTCCTTCAGGTTTTTCTGACAGCTATCGAAGTTCATCTCCAAAGTCTCCACTACATGAACATCGGGGCATAAATCTAAACAGTTCATATGAGCTGTTTTAAATTCTTCAAAACGGTCACAAAGTTTGACATACAAATTTTTCACTGTTTCCTTGTTATCTCGGGAAATCATTTTCTTCTCAAGTTCATTATACAGTTTCGTCAACTGTGACAAATTAGTTGTACGTTGTCTTCTAACTGTTTCATATTCATAAATATGACCATCGCCGTCTGAATGCGCCTCTCTATCCATCTTTTCTTTATAGTCAATCGAGAATTGTTTGGACCACACAGTAAATCAAAAACAAAGTCAAGTATGCGTATCAAATCAGTTCTTTAATTTCGTTGTATACGATACGATTCTCTgcaaatacataaattataaatcataaataacaGTGAAACTAAATTCCGTTAtccataaaaataatatacagcgCATTAATTACTTctcaatcataaaaatataaagaaacatgtTTGCTGATAAAAGTACAAAGTTTGCACAAAtgattaaatcaatatatttcatttacgGAACATTGTTACAATTCTTGCTAAAGAAATGAATGATAAAGTCGGATTAAATATATCCTTACCGATTATGCTCTCTTATAAAAAACATCTTGTGTGTCCaaataaaatccaaataataaactgccgtaaacaaattgaaataacattCATAGGAAA
Encoded here:
- the LOC139495465 gene encoding uncharacterized protein, whose translation is MDREAHSDGDGHIYEYETVRRQRTTNLSQLTKLYNELEKKMISRDNKETVKNLYVKLCDRFEEFKTAHMNCLDLCPDVHVVETLEMNFDSCQKNLKEFRERFSEWINGSMENIADDEVGSRISSSSSSSSKAKLRTARANRLKAEHKLKKTEEKLKLEREKRELEIKEQLLEKRSELEEAKLEEQMWQEAYDEDNDIINTNQNKGIIAERAVSSRRNNILINDDIDIQEVSDTKATKTDSDEKCEFTAGSSKSNISSIDSAFQRLASTLQEGFSLPKPELLTFDGKPINYTKFIKNFETNVENRVGDDQMRLSYLIQYCKGEAKSSIEDCVLLEPTDGYKRARSILYSRYGRSHIIARSYIEKLVYGTQINAQDLDSLSQLSLDMQKCEITLSQLGFISDIDNSDNLRKIIKRLPMHLRVKWVDIAHSITESGREPRFTDLTKFIDQKSRIAVSMYGLDLTKERADIKGSSGMRNKPHDYVREKVSTYATNNLHTSENVTHEQKCICCNGTCRYIEFCSKFKSMNLADRLKFVSRNKLCYNCLKGKHFANSCRKPKSCTVSDCNVKHNLLLHSWVKPESDNTASPSVNCAATDSSFIRNCLGIIPVLVRGGDGNSCQTYALLDDGADKTLCDERLLKKLNLATRPVTFHMSTVSSSGSTIHGQEVDLQVRPIDGNEDVSLQKVWSVKKLPISTCSAAENVDIRKLAYLADIDIPKN
- the LOC139494153 gene encoding uncharacterized protein, giving the protein MLLIGTDSPEAHIPLEVRSGTGKQPYAIRSRLGWAIRGPIRNISSSNVINVHFEESRDVLLQRQLERMWTTDFNDNKSDDNNLMSVEDKQALDIMESSITYEDGHYKLGLPWRDKNTSLTNNIAMAQARLQQLKRKLERDDTLHKMYTTTVNEYIEKGYAKEVSNIDSESKRMWYLPHHPVTNVNKPGKVRVVFDCAAKYQGISLNSKLLQGPDLMNSLVGVLIRFRQGQIALAADIEAMFHQVRVQEEDCDALRFLWWPNGDLNQKPRSYCMQVHLFGATSSPSCAGYALKRTARDNSHLFDLEVSTTVEKIFYVDDCLKSVSSEQEAIKLAIDLQSLMKMGGFRLTKWLSNSRDVLKAIPESELAPAVVNLSPGDVLPNDKALSVIWDVNEDKIRFKVKLTDKPLTRRGILSIVSSIFDPLGLVSPVTLRAKAIVQNLCRLKLGWDEQIPQHYCDEWKNWLTSLPCIESLSVNRCFRPKEFQHIKNAQLHLFSDGSELGYGACAYLRLVDGNDKITCSLIIGKARLAPIKQMSIPRLELSGAVTACRLYQILNDELEIKVDNVTFWTDSAIVLGYIRNTSRRFKTFVANRLSIIHNTTSLDQWRHVDPPSNPADIASRGIDACDSKKLNIWLNGPNFLLEDSKYWPQDLRNELQEVTENDTELKKEVAIHAMTNNTTDYLMNYFSDWTKLLRATAWLIRFKFYCRQRYLNHQVQCRTGDLTLSELKIASNVILVNVQSTYFKDEIIKLKKDTPVKKDSRIASLNPVLDNELIRAKGRLSTSNHDEYPIILPDNHHVTSLIVRFYHENQGHVGRQQVLAATRMKYWILKGPSL
- the LOC139494152 gene encoding uncharacterized protein, with protein sequence MAPLLDEQIIADKPPFTFVGIDYFGPLLVKLGRSHVKRYGCLLTCLTTRAVHLEVAHTLTMESFLSAFQRFISRRGVPTKMYSDNGTNLVSGDSELRKSIKEWNQSKIGRHMLQQEIEWHFNPPLASHMGGSWERLIRSTRTILKALVKEQLLTLMAEVEKILNDRPITPVSDDPNDPSVLTPNMLLLMKSNSCIPSGLFKKTDIYARRWWKQVQYLANVFWRRWIREYLPTLQMRPKWQRPNTDIRKGDIVLVAEVNVQRGQWPLGRVTEVKVGRDGHVRSCVVKTHKSELVRPITKLCSLEGSDL